A window from Spirochaetota bacterium encodes these proteins:
- a CDS encoding aldo/keto reductase, producing the protein MPVLGLGTYKTPAGAEVENAVRAALDTGYRSIDTATLYDNEKGIGRALKESGVPRERVFITTKVWNTEQGYRETLKAFDQSRKKLKTEYVDLYLIHWPVRGRYIETWRAMEELLDRGVARAIGVSNFMVHHLEYLMLNASIVPMVNQFELHPRLYQAVLVDFCRSKEIRVEGWAPLMRGRLNSDPIILGLCGKYGKTPSQILVRWALEHGFVTIPKSVHRERIAENARVFDFSLSIDDVELIDSFDRGERTGPDPDNFDF; encoded by the coding sequence ATGCCGGTCTTGGGCCTGGGGACCTACAAGACACCCGCCGGAGCCGAAGTGGAAAACGCCGTGCGCGCGGCGCTCGACACGGGATACCGGAGCATTGATACGGCAACACTGTACGATAACGAAAAAGGGATCGGGCGCGCCCTGAAGGAAAGCGGCGTTCCCCGCGAGAGGGTCTTCATCACCACCAAGGTCTGGAACACGGAACAGGGCTACCGGGAAACCCTTAAGGCATTTGATCAAAGCAGAAAGAAGCTCAAAACGGAGTACGTGGACCTCTACCTCATCCACTGGCCGGTCAGGGGCAGGTATATAGAAACATGGCGGGCGATGGAAGAGCTGCTCGACCGCGGTGTGGCACGGGCGATCGGGGTGAGCAATTTCATGGTTCATCATCTCGAGTACCTGATGCTAAACGCATCCATCGTCCCCATGGTCAATCAATTCGAACTCCATCCCCGGCTGTATCAGGCCGTGCTGGTCGATTTCTGCCGCTCTAAGGAAATCAGGGTGGAGGGATGGGCGCCGCTCATGCGAGGCCGGCTGAACAGCGATCCTATAATACTCGGGCTCTGCGGAAAATACGGAAAGACACCTTCGCAGATCCTGGTTCGCTGGGCGCTCGAGCACGGTTTTGTCACCATCCCGAAGTCGGTGCACCGCGAAAGAATCGCGGAAAACGCGAGGGTTTTCGATTTCAGCCTCTCAATCGACGACGTCGAGCTGATCGACTCGTTCGACCGCGGCGAGCGAACAGGCCCGGACCCGGACAATTTCGATTTCTGA
- a CDS encoding DUF3795 domain-containing protein has translation MDVHQEWLAPCGLYCGVCSIMIADRNNDLKFKEKLSPAYGVPVEQLTCGGCLSENPFVYCRVCPIKTCTREKGYEGCHQCADFPCAHVAAFPVEVGKKEIMRAVPLRRKLATEQWVEAEERRYQCASCGEMLFRGARRCRNCGCDFQPVEMVPK, from the coding sequence ATGGACGTTCATCAGGAATGGCTGGCGCCCTGCGGGCTCTACTGCGGCGTCTGCTCGATCATGATCGCGGACAGAAACAACGACCTTAAATTCAAGGAGAAACTTTCTCCGGCGTACGGGGTGCCCGTGGAGCAGCTCACCTGCGGGGGGTGCCTCTCCGAGAATCCGTTTGTCTACTGCCGCGTTTGTCCCATCAAGACCTGTACGAGGGAGAAGGGTTACGAGGGATGCCACCAGTGTGCGGATTTTCCCTGCGCGCATGTCGCCGCGTTTCCGGTCGAGGTGGGAAAAAAAGAGATCATGCGGGCCGTTCCACTCCGGCGCAAACTCGCAACAGAGCAATGGGTGGAGGCCGAGGAGCGCCGCTACCAATGCGCGTCGTGCGGAGAGATGCTCTTCCGTGGGGCGCGTCGTTGCAGAAATTGCGGGTGTGATTTTCAGCCGGTTGAAATGGTGCCAAAATAG
- a CDS encoding cupin domain-containing protein translates to MSNFAIIFKLPTKEIAPGVIMRSVHLDRVMVTFVDLGEGAVVPEHSHPHEQITVVISGKLRFRVGEEETVMGPGEVVTIPSGIRHAAVAEDGPCVAYDCWSPVREDYVLD, encoded by the coding sequence ATGTCTAATTTCGCAATTATATTTAAACTGCCCACGAAAGAGATAGCTCCCGGAGTCATCATGCGCTCGGTACATCTGGATAGGGTGATGGTTACGTTCGTCGACCTGGGCGAGGGTGCGGTTGTCCCCGAACACAGTCATCCGCACGAACAGATCACCGTTGTGATATCGGGGAAGCTGCGTTTCAGGGTTGGAGAAGAAGAGACCGTAATGGGGCCCGGCGAGGTCGTGACGATACCTTCGGGGATCAGGCATGCGGCGGTGGCCGAGGATGGTCCCTGCGTCGCCTACGATTGCTGGAGCCCGGTCAGGGAGGATTACGTGCTTGATTGA
- the htpG gene encoding molecular chaperone HtpG, producing the protein MSTHQFQTEVNQLLHLIVHSLYSNKEIFLRELVSNASDALDKLKFLTYTDEKLRGMSFEPRIDISFSDEEKTLTIADTGIGMNDRELVENLGTIARSGTRSFIEALKGENKGDINMIGQFGVGFYSAFMVADRVRVISRKAGEDAAWVWESEGKGEYSIEKGERESQGATVIIHLNEDGKEFAGRWAVERVIKKYSNHIPFPIYLHYDETKYEGEGKDRKQTKDRKTEKINEATALWRRPKSELKEEDYREFYKVISHDNEEPILHIHTQAEGTIDYTTLFYIPGRAPFDLYLSDFKSGVKLYVKRVFITDDDRDLLPTYLRFVRGIIDSEDLPLNVSREILQQNRVLTRIKTASVKKILGELQKLAGDSGKYADFYREFGKPIKEGLYQDYENRETLLELVRFKSTLTQKGEFTSIAEYKGRMKPDQKVIYYVTGESEDTLRQSPLLEMYRDRNIEVFIMDDEIDEIVIPSVGVYGELEFKSVNRSDAADDLKTEEDRDKEKELDPFIARLKEILKDRVKDVRASTRLSDSPSCIVVDQADPTVKMQSILKAMGKFDFGDIKPVLEINPQHEIIRRLQKTEDQSLLEDASIILLEQAMLIEGIKIENPATFVQRLNRLMEKAL; encoded by the coding sequence ATGTCCACGCACCAGTTCCAAACGGAGGTAAACCAGCTCCTCCATCTCATTGTACATTCGCTCTACTCGAACAAGGAGATTTTTCTGAGGGAACTCGTATCGAACGCGTCTGACGCGCTCGACAAACTTAAATTCCTCACATATACAGACGAGAAACTCCGGGGGATGTCCTTTGAACCGCGGATCGACATAAGCTTCAGCGACGAGGAAAAAACCCTTACGATCGCCGATACGGGCATCGGAATGAACGACCGGGAGCTGGTCGAAAATCTGGGCACCATCGCGCGGTCGGGAACGCGCAGTTTCATCGAAGCACTTAAAGGCGAAAACAAAGGCGATATAAATATGATCGGCCAGTTCGGCGTCGGTTTTTATTCCGCCTTCATGGTGGCGGACAGGGTACGGGTGATATCGCGTAAAGCGGGCGAGGACGCCGCATGGGTATGGGAGAGCGAAGGGAAGGGTGAGTACAGCATTGAAAAAGGCGAGCGGGAGTCCCAGGGCGCAACCGTTATCATTCATCTTAATGAAGACGGCAAAGAGTTCGCCGGTCGATGGGCCGTGGAGAGGGTGATTAAAAAGTACAGCAACCATATCCCGTTTCCGATTTACCTCCATTATGATGAAACCAAATATGAAGGCGAGGGAAAAGACCGAAAGCAGACCAAAGACCGGAAGACTGAAAAGATCAACGAGGCAACGGCGTTGTGGCGAAGGCCGAAGTCCGAACTGAAGGAAGAGGACTACAGGGAATTTTACAAGGTGATTTCCCACGACAACGAAGAGCCAATCCTCCATATCCATACGCAGGCCGAAGGGACGATTGACTATACCACTCTCTTTTACATTCCGGGAAGGGCGCCCTTCGATCTATACCTTTCAGATTTCAAGTCCGGAGTAAAACTTTACGTTAAGCGCGTTTTCATCACCGACGACGATAGAGACCTGCTTCCAACCTACCTGCGTTTCGTGCGGGGAATCATCGATTCGGAAGACCTCCCGCTCAACGTGAGCAGGGAAATCCTCCAGCAGAACAGGGTGCTGACCAGGATAAAAACCGCTTCGGTTAAGAAAATACTCGGAGAACTTCAGAAGCTCGCCGGCGATTCCGGCAAATACGCGGATTTCTACCGCGAATTCGGAAAACCGATAAAGGAAGGCCTGTACCAGGATTACGAAAACCGCGAGACGTTGCTGGAGTTGGTCCGCTTCAAATCGACGTTGACACAAAAGGGAGAATTTACGAGCATCGCTGAATACAAAGGGCGCATGAAACCCGATCAGAAAGTGATCTATTACGTGACAGGAGAGAGCGAGGACACCCTCAGGCAGTCGCCGTTGCTCGAGATGTATCGGGACAGGAATATTGAAGTGTTTATCATGGACGATGAGATAGACGAGATCGTAATCCCGTCGGTCGGCGTTTACGGCGAATTGGAATTCAAGTCGGTCAACAGAAGCGACGCCGCCGATGACCTTAAAACCGAGGAAGACCGCGATAAAGAGAAGGAGCTCGATCCGTTCATCGCCAGACTGAAGGAGATTCTTAAAGACAGGGTCAAGGACGTCAGGGCAAGCACCCGTTTAAGCGATTCACCGTCATGCATTGTCGTAGACCAGGCAGATCCGACGGTCAAGATGCAGAGCATACTCAAGGCGATGGGTAAATTCGACTTCGGCGACATCAAGCCGGTGCTCGAGATAAATCCTCAGCATGAGATAATACGGCGTTTGCAGAAGACCGAAGATCAGTCCCTTCTCGAAGACGCGAGCATCATTCTTCTGGAGCAGGCCATGCTTATTGAAGGGATTAAAATCGAGAATCCGGCCACTTTTGTGCAAAGATTGAACAGGCTGATGGAAAAGGCGCTTTAG
- a CDS encoding PAS domain S-box protein, translated as MDEMSRRSARIAVVEDETIIAADIRNILLKEGYETVAILHSGEEAIEKIPELQPDLVFMDIILGGAIDGIDASLRIREIIDVPIVFLTAHSDHKTLDRAKQAGPYGYILKPVNSNEIISIVETVLYRHNLEKRLRERDEALRASVEKLSKAFAFSPSAISITRMSDGTFIDVNESFLSLYGFSREEIINIRALDAGIWPDASERERFISALLRKGSLRDRDVTITTRNGEKRLSSMSATLIDIGGEKQVLTVLNDITERKTVEQALRESEEKYRLLFSSVSDAIVIFYVNTLEIIDANSSALVLYDYSIDELRGMRITDLSESPDEFCVEIIRQMTESDKNAHPQNHLKKNGVVFPVEVSGGIFTLNQREIGIAMIRDITRRRQLEEELLRTQKFEAIGILAGGIAHDFNNLLTAISGNVALGKMIANPEDELYENLLEIEKAATLAKDLSFQLLHFGRLSKPLIDTVSLEEILRYSAEKLFVPDNVSIAIDIAEGLWPAKIDPGQIQRVIGHILMNAVEAMPTGGEALVIAENITIDAGHQIPVRPGRYIRISISDRGIGIPPENVTRVFDPYFTTKTTYSEKGMGLGLSLSYSIVKRHHGHIVIDSTVNAGTTVVLYLPAAD; from the coding sequence ATGGATGAAATGTCGCGCCGGTCGGCCCGCATAGCGGTCGTTGAAGATGAGACCATCATAGCCGCCGATATCAGAAACATTCTTCTGAAAGAAGGCTACGAAACCGTTGCCATACTGCATTCCGGCGAAGAGGCCATTGAAAAGATCCCGGAACTTCAACCCGACCTCGTTTTTATGGACATCATCCTCGGCGGCGCGATCGATGGCATCGACGCGTCGCTGCGCATTCGCGAAATAATCGACGTGCCGATTGTATTCCTCACCGCCCACTCCGACCATAAGACCCTGGACCGCGCCAAGCAGGCGGGCCCTTATGGCTATATACTCAAACCGGTAAATAGCAACGAGATCATCTCCATTGTAGAAACGGTCCTCTACCGGCACAACCTCGAAAAGCGGCTTCGCGAAAGGGATGAGGCCCTCAGGGCGTCCGTAGAGAAGCTTTCGAAGGCGTTCGCCTTCAGTCCGAGCGCCATCAGCATCACGCGCATGTCGGACGGAACCTTCATCGACGTCAACGAGAGTTTCCTCTCGCTGTATGGATTCAGCCGAGAAGAGATAATCAATATCCGCGCCCTTGATGCCGGAATCTGGCCCGATGCATCGGAAAGGGAAAGGTTCATCTCGGCGCTGTTAAGGAAAGGCTCCCTCCGCGACCGTGATGTAACCATTACTACGCGCAATGGTGAGAAACGTCTCTCCTCCATGTCCGCAACACTCATCGACATAGGGGGCGAAAAACAGGTTCTGACGGTGCTGAACGATATCACCGAACGCAAGACCGTTGAACAGGCGCTCAGAGAAAGCGAGGAGAAATACAGGCTCCTTTTCTCGTCGGTATCCGACGCTATCGTCATTTTCTACGTCAACACGCTTGAGATCATCGACGCCAATTCCTCGGCCCTGGTCCTTTATGATTACTCGATCGACGAGCTGCGCGGAATGCGAATAACCGATCTTTCGGAATCGCCGGATGAGTTTTGCGTGGAAATCATCAGGCAGATGACCGAATCCGATAAAAACGCGCACCCGCAAAACCACCTGAAAAAGAACGGCGTCGTCTTCCCCGTGGAGGTGTCGGGCGGGATATTCACGCTCAATCAGCGCGAAATCGGTATCGCGATGATCCGCGATATCACGCGGCGCAGACAGCTCGAGGAAGAGCTGCTGCGCACACAGAAATTCGAGGCCATTGGAATACTTGCCGGGGGGATCGCCCACGATTTCAACAACCTGCTGACCGCCATTTCGGGCAACGTCGCCCTGGGAAAGATGATTGCCAATCCGGAGGACGAGCTGTACGAAAACCTTCTCGAAATAGAAAAAGCCGCCACCCTCGCCAAAGACCTCTCGTTCCAGCTCCTTCACTTCGGCCGTCTTTCGAAACCGCTGATCGACACCGTTTCGTTGGAAGAGATTCTCCGCTATTCCGCCGAAAAATTATTCGTGCCCGACAACGTGTCAATCGCGATCGATATAGCCGAGGGCCTCTGGCCCGCTAAAATCGACCCGGGGCAGATACAGAGGGTTATCGGCCATATACTGATGAACGCTGTCGAGGCAATGCCCACCGGGGGGGAGGCGCTGGTCATCGCGGAAAATATTACCATCGATGCCGGGCATCAAATTCCCGTAAGGCCCGGCAGGTATATCCGCATATCCATTAGCGACAGGGGAATCGGCATTCCACCGGAAAACGTCACACGCGTATTCGATCCATACTTCACCACCAAGACCACATACTCCGAGAAGGGGATGGGACTGGGGCTGTCGCTGTCCTATTCGATCGTCAAGCGACACCACGGACACATCGTTATTGACTCGACGGTAAACGCCGGCACCACGGTGGTGTTGTATCTGCCGGCCGCCGATTAA
- a CDS encoding CoA-binding protein, translated as MEDETTCEMPDFNPPEQEIRKILNNMRTVAIVGLSDKSDRDSNKVGAYLKGHGYKIIPVNPSQKEILGEKSYPDLASVPEKIDVVDIFRSVDAIPAIVDEAIAAGAGAVWMQLGLAHRESAGKARSAGLKVVQSRCIKIEHSRMKGKHEFNLKS; from the coding sequence GTGGAAGATGAAACAACGTGCGAAATGCCCGATTTCAATCCCCCGGAACAGGAAATACGGAAGATTTTAAACAATATGCGGACCGTCGCGATAGTAGGTCTTTCCGACAAATCAGACCGCGACAGTAACAAAGTCGGGGCGTACCTCAAGGGACATGGTTATAAAATTATACCCGTAAACCCGTCACAAAAGGAGATTCTCGGCGAGAAATCGTATCCGGACCTTGCGTCCGTTCCGGAAAAAATCGACGTTGTGGATATTTTCCGTTCGGTCGACGCAATTCCTGCGATCGTCGATGAGGCCATCGCGGCGGGGGCCGGGGCGGTCTGGATGCAGCTGGGACTTGCGCACCGGGAGTCCGCGGGAAAGGCGCGGTCCGCGGGACTGAAGGTGGTGCAGTCCAGATGTATAAAAATAGAGCATTCGAGGATGAAGGGTAAACACGAATTCAATTTGAAGAGCTGA
- a CDS encoding potassium transporter TrkG: protein MNPVLIVKTLSFLMLIISGFMMIPAAIALACGETQELLSFVAVILPLSSLSAWLALSLRKRKTEAFSTRDGFLFVTVSWLAASLAGSLPFFISGAIPSFADAFFETISGFSTTGASILTDIEALPRSMLFWRSLTHWLGGMGIVVLAVAVLPLLGIGGLQLINAESPGPTVDRITPRIADTAKLLWLIYVGFTIAQTVLLMIAGMDLFDALTHTFGTLATGGFSTKNSSVGHYDSAAVHIIITVFMLLAGISFSLHYRALTGRLKSIAVETELKSYLLIFILATLAVTMSIYGEAYETFGESLFHAAFQAASILTTTGFATADFEQWPFFAQGVLFLLMFVGGSSGSTAGGIKVFRIVILLKQAFIEMLYLIHPRGIFTLKVGGRIVRKDLVYSVAGFFFLYIFLLLCTTLLVASSGQNLTTSFTTALATLGNIGPGFGETGPSNNYAFYPDYVKWFLSFAMLVGRLELYTVLIILTPEFWSKR from the coding sequence ATGAACCCGGTCCTGATTGTCAAAACCCTCTCCTTTCTCATGCTCATCATCTCCGGATTCATGATGATCCCCGCCGCCATAGCGCTGGCATGCGGAGAGACACAGGAGCTTCTTTCATTTGTCGCGGTGATCCTCCCGCTCTCGTCACTTTCGGCATGGCTTGCGCTGTCCCTCCGGAAACGTAAAACGGAGGCTTTTTCCACGCGAGATGGTTTTCTCTTCGTAACGGTGAGCTGGCTTGCGGCTTCGCTGGCGGGTTCGTTACCCTTTTTTATTTCCGGCGCAATCCCCAGCTTTGCGGATGCCTTCTTCGAGACGATCTCCGGTTTCAGTACCACCGGCGCCTCCATACTTACCGATATCGAGGCGCTTCCCCGATCCATGCTTTTCTGGCGCTCATTAACCCACTGGCTCGGAGGAATGGGAATCGTCGTACTCGCCGTGGCGGTCCTGCCGCTTCTGGGTATCGGCGGACTCCAGCTCATCAACGCCGAATCACCCGGGCCGACCGTCGACCGCATCACCCCCCGCATCGCCGATACGGCAAAACTCCTCTGGTTAATCTATGTCGGGTTCACCATCGCCCAAACCGTATTGCTCATGATCGCCGGCATGGATCTCTTCGACGCGCTGACGCATACCTTCGGAACGCTCGCAACCGGCGGTTTTTCAACGAAGAATTCCAGCGTCGGCCACTACGATTCCGCCGCGGTGCATATTATTATAACCGTTTTCATGCTTCTTGCCGGCATCAGCTTTTCTCTGCATTACCGCGCGCTTACGGGCAGGCTCAAATCCATTGCCGTTGAAACCGAGTTAAAATCCTATCTGCTCATCTTTATACTCGCCACACTTGCCGTTACCATGAGCATCTACGGTGAAGCCTACGAAACCTTCGGCGAATCCCTGTTCCACGCGGCCTTTCAGGCCGCTTCCATTTTAACGACCACGGGCTTTGCCACCGCCGATTTCGAGCAATGGCCGTTTTTCGCCCAGGGGGTGCTCTTTCTCCTCATGTTCGTCGGCGGATCATCCGGTTCCACCGCCGGTGGGATAAAGGTATTCCGGATAGTCATTCTTCTGAAGCAGGCTTTTATCGAGATGCTGTACCTTATCCATCCCCGCGGAATATTCACGCTCAAGGTCGGCGGCAGGATCGTGCGCAAAGACCTGGTATATTCCGTGGCCGGGTTCTTTTTCCTCTACATTTTCCTGCTGCTCTGCACGACCCTTTTGGTCGCCTCGTCGGGACAAAACCTCACGACTTCTTTCACCACGGCACTCGCGACGCTGGGCAACATCGGGCCGGGGTTCGGGGAGACCGGACCTTCAAACAACTATGCGTTTTACCCGGATTACGTTAAATGGTTCCTGAGTTTTGCGATGCTGGTGGGCAGGCTCGAACTTTACACCGTGCTCATCATCCTCACACCGGAATTCTGGAGTAAAAGGTAA
- the trkA gene encoding Trk system potassium transporter TrkA: MNVIILGAGVVGFQLAEQLVSEGKNVVVIEKDPERAKYVSSHLDCLVINDNGTYLSTFKKAGAEDAYSFISVANIDEVNMIACGIVSSEFNVPIKIARVRNADYSRARIFEKGFLGIDYVVNPEVETARHIANTVALGADSDVMLFENTEIQMRNLVIDQDSFFANRSLRQIRKGINEKFLVPCVIRDDSFVIPSGDFVIREHDTIYLLATRYDLTRIFMEAGRKSERLDRIIIAGGGRIGSLACQYLIRTGRKITIIDSSYENCKSLSERFPEALVLHADVSDENIFEEEHLDRYDLVIATTNNEELNILTAVYAKSLGIKRAVALVTKSNYISIATRLKIDSIISPKISTVDAILKFLRRGDIRSVHSIFNGRAEVLEFNISGNSPVRGSRIMDIKMPKNSLILSVIRGQSQDTIPDGNLVINQGDTVLAIVDKKSLSDLEKIFMIDVH, translated from the coding sequence ATGAATGTAATAATACTCGGAGCCGGGGTTGTCGGTTTCCAGCTCGCCGAGCAACTCGTTAGCGAGGGAAAGAACGTTGTCGTTATCGAGAAAGATCCCGAGCGCGCCAAGTATGTTTCCTCACACCTCGATTGCCTTGTGATCAACGATAACGGCACCTATCTCTCGACGTTTAAAAAAGCGGGCGCCGAAGACGCTTATTCGTTCATCAGCGTCGCGAACATCGACGAGGTGAACATGATCGCCTGCGGCATCGTGTCGAGCGAATTCAACGTTCCGATTAAAATCGCCAGGGTGCGAAACGCCGATTATTCCCGCGCTCGCATTTTCGAAAAAGGCTTTCTGGGCATCGATTACGTGGTGAACCCGGAGGTCGAAACGGCGCGCCATATCGCGAACACCGTGGCGCTTGGCGCCGACAGCGATGTGATGCTATTCGAAAACACCGAGATACAGATGCGCAACCTGGTCATCGATCAAGATTCTTTTTTCGCGAATCGTTCGCTCAGGCAGATTCGCAAAGGCATAAATGAAAAATTCCTTGTGCCCTGCGTGATACGGGACGATTCGTTCGTCATCCCGTCGGGAGATTTCGTCATACGGGAGCACGACACCATTTATCTGCTCGCCACGCGGTATGACCTCACCAGGATATTCATGGAAGCCGGCAGAAAAAGCGAGCGGCTCGACCGCATTATTATCGCCGGCGGCGGCCGCATCGGCTCCCTTGCCTGCCAGTACCTCATCCGAACCGGGCGCAAGATCACCATCATCGACAGTTCATACGAGAACTGCAAATCCCTCTCCGAACGGTTTCCCGAAGCGTTGGTTCTGCACGCCGATGTCTCCGATGAAAACATTTTCGAGGAGGAACATCTGGACCGGTACGACCTTGTCATCGCCACTACCAATAATGAAGAGCTCAATATTCTGACCGCGGTATACGCCAAAAGCCTCGGCATAAAAAGGGCCGTCGCCCTGGTCACGAAGTCCAACTACATTTCCATCGCCACCAGACTCAAGATCGATTCAATCATAAGCCCCAAGATCAGCACAGTCGATGCCATATTGAAGTTTTTGCGCCGCGGCGACATACGCAGCGTCCACAGCATCTTCAATGGCAGGGCCGAAGTGCTCGAGTTCAATATCTCCGGAAACTCTCCCGTCCGCGGCAGCAGGATAATGGATATTAAAATGCCTAAAAATTCTCTGATTCTAAGTGTTATACGCGGCCAGAGTCAGGATACCATCCCCGATGGCAACCTCGTCATCAACCAGGGTGACACCGTCCTCGCGATCGTCGATAAAAAATCTCTTTCCGACCTGGAAAAAATCTTCATGATTGACGTTCATTAA
- a CDS encoding UXX-star (seleno)protein family 1, translating into MPRVVIYGKAGUPYTSEARSAYGDRADYHDVKTDASKMDEMLKFSGGRRQVPVIIEGGKVTVGYGGT; encoded by the coding sequence ATGCCAAGAGTTGTCATTTATGGTAAGGCGGGATGACCCTATACAAGCGAGGCCAGGTCGGCCTATGGGGACAGGGCGGATTATCACGATGTAAAAACCGACGCTTCCAAGATGGACGAGATGCTGAAATTTTCAGGCGGCCGCCGCCAGGTGCCGGTTATAATCGAAGGAGGGAAGGTAACAGTCGGATACGGCGGGACCTGA
- a CDS encoding metallophosphoesterase yields the protein MNKFRKRPISTVVVSLAAALCLAGAACHASAKRESNWEKSPEVFRIWAHSDIQPLDEGEFFHYETAVDDIARNLPGIDLALVAGDIVYAKKDADRFYRWFLDSRKKAGIPLWFEIAGNHEARDLETYQRNIGKPLHYAVTIDNVLIILMSDEKRTPQSEISQTTFEWWKGLVATNQDKIIITVTHACLAGSGLPSSLFPTMRLASSKRFERVLKEYPVDLWISGHNHMASSIISKFSRPRAFPRTLFVEVASIHLTAVSGIESYIFEFRDGSVDCRVLTRDHQSARFVSPGGVGHKLRVPYRRGSGEPEIKPPPQRVVRPTSEQ from the coding sequence ATGAATAAATTCCGAAAGCGCCCGATAAGTACGGTCGTGGTGTCGCTCGCGGCCGCGCTGTGCCTTGCAGGCGCGGCATGTCATGCGTCGGCGAAACGCGAAAGTAATTGGGAAAAATCTCCGGAGGTATTCCGGATATGGGCGCATTCGGACATTCAGCCCCTCGACGAAGGAGAATTCTTTCATTATGAGACGGCAGTCGATGATATTGCGCGCAACCTGCCGGGAATCGACCTTGCCCTGGTGGCCGGCGACATCGTATACGCCAAGAAGGACGCGGATCGTTTTTACCGGTGGTTTCTCGACTCGAGAAAAAAGGCGGGCATTCCACTCTGGTTCGAGATAGCGGGAAACCATGAGGCGCGGGACCTGGAAACATACCAACGCAATATCGGCAAGCCGCTCCACTACGCCGTAACCATCGACAACGTCCTGATCATTCTGATGTCCGATGAAAAGCGCACGCCCCAGTCCGAGATATCGCAGACGACTTTCGAGTGGTGGAAGGGGCTGGTCGCCACGAATCAGGATAAGATCATCATCACGGTGACCCATGCCTGCCTTGCGGGAAGCGGGCTTCCGTCCTCACTCTTTCCTACCATGCGCCTGGCCTCCTCAAAAAGGTTCGAGAGGGTGTTGAAAGAGTATCCGGTCGACCTGTGGATTTCCGGACACAACCATATGGCCTCGTCGATTATTTCGAAATTCTCCCGGCCGCGCGCGTTTCCCCGCACGCTGTTCGTGGAAGTGGCTTCGATACACCTGACGGCGGTGAGCGGTATCGAGTCGTATATATTCGAATTCCGCGATGGTAGCGTGGATTGCAGGGTGCTCACCCGCGACCACCAGTCTGCCAGGTTCGTATCGCCGGGCGGCGTTGGACACAAGCTTCGCGTTCCCTACCGCCGAGGGAGCGGAGAGCCGGAAATAAAGCCGCCGCCGCAGCGCGTTGTGCGCCCGACGTCCGAGCAATGA
- a CDS encoding response regulator, whose protein sequence is MLSERILVVERERIVAMDIDNILRGSGYSNTTLVYSYDAAMSEIYSIKPDLVLLDERIGDGKNGISAGRKIIETYQIPVLYLTSSPPSKSPRARRDRLAHFLHKPFGPDEVSSAVKKILSRRKK, encoded by the coding sequence ATGCTGTCGGAGAGAATTCTGGTCGTCGAGCGCGAGAGGATTGTGGCGATGGACATCGATAATATACTGCGCGGATCGGGCTATTCGAATACCACCCTGGTGTACAGTTACGACGCGGCGATGAGCGAAATATACTCAATTAAACCGGACCTCGTGCTCCTTGACGAAAGGATCGGTGACGGTAAAAACGGTATTAGCGCCGGCAGAAAGATAATCGAGACATATCAAATACCGGTGCTGTACCTTACATCCTCACCTCCCTCGAAAAGCCCGCGGGCGCGCAGGGACCGGTTGGCGCATTTTCTGCACAAACCATTCGGCCCGGATGAAGTTTCATCCGCGGTTAAAAAAATTCTATCACGAAGGAAAAAGTGA
- a CDS encoding fibronectin-binding protein: protein MKKSRRTGMMMACAAVAILTFHNGTVNAQAPVIEGVYRVTGTNPNGTSYTGMVTIGKDGDMYRFHWKVGTEYYGHGTLRGDVLTVYWGAPDPVIYTVKDGGRTLEGLWAGGAATETLRR, encoded by the coding sequence ATGAAAAAATCACGAAGAACAGGGATGATGATGGCCTGTGCGGCCGTCGCCATACTAACGTTTCATAACGGGACCGTGAATGCGCAGGCCCCGGTAATCGAGGGAGTGTACCGGGTGACGGGAACGAATCCCAATGGAACCTCATATACCGGGATGGTAACGATCGGCAAGGACGGCGATATGTACCGGTTCCACTGGAAGGTCGGGACGGAATACTACGGGCATGGAACACTCAGAGGCGACGTACTGACGGTATACTGGGGGGCGCCAGACCCGGTGATTTATACGGTGAAGGACGGAGGAAGGACGCTCGAGGGGCTGTGGGCCGGCGGTGCGGCCACGGAGACGCTCCGGCGTTGA